The segment gtaataaagaaaacacaatcacacgaaaatttcaagtcaataatataccagctaatgcccatatgctttggcaattctcaaattacaatccgCATTATATAGTACTAACTTTCcattttataacaccggtactcgtaccaatgcccgtcacacctaTGATATGAGACACCCATCTTTCGCCCTTACCACTTtgtctattttatttctttttaatctttaattaggaaaacatccttcaaaaagtctaaaaagtcttaacataccttaaatgTCGAACTcgtgccacgaatcttttaagatttttcctttccttttctcaAGGTTTCAAAACATTCCCAATCAaccaattatgcaatatttgtaagtaaataatttttgtagacattcaaataattatatgtctatcatagacgttaaaactcactcatatttccaaccaaactccaaatcttgatatatattagtatgccaaaatttttatacttgctaaatttcaagccaagaacttagCTCTAACCTCTAcaaatggactaaaattcaatgttagatcatataaaataacacctaataattaattaccaatctcaatatattaaatttaaatcttaatttgataattagCTTAAGCAGGTCAACGTAATAACGTACAATGCAGACAAGCAGGAGCACTGCAACATGACCATCTGCAGGTCATCTTTTTTCATATGTCAATCTTAAAGAATTTTATACAAAGGCCAATCATTGACACATGATTTCCAATGATTGTCAATTATTGGCATGATTGACAATGATTGACTCATTATATTCTCCTCCAAACATTGATAAAGCATTACTACATAATGGCTACAATCATATTAACTCAGTTTTTTTTCATCCCAAGCATGCTTCTCCTTGtcctttattaattattttaatttaaacaaaatttacatcCACTCTTCCTATTAATACAATCACATGACCCTAATATTTTCCTTCAACTTCATTAAGTGTAATAAATAAACTTCTAATAATAGTCACAGGAACAACATACTCCAAACTGCAATTGCGAAGAAAATATACACCGTTCTCTGCTAATTTTcctctcaattttctttttctaatagTAAATCGACGAACAAGGGATCAACTTTCCATCTACCTTACGTTCATTATGATCCATATAACAATCAAGAAGTTTTTCAAATTGCTTCTTACCTGAAGATTTCGTTGGTTCCCTCATGTTCTGTAATCTACGCTGCCCAAAAAATCAGTTTCTACCTCTTTTGTTTTCTGCCCTTCTAATgttaaataagtaataaaaaaactaattctACTAACATAAATCAATTAATGGATCATGTAAAAaggtattaaataaaatatggatatgacccactaactattaactatattagttcttcactaaaaattttatcaactaaatattcttagtcttcgaatagtttaaaaatacccctttaaattttcaaaaggagtcaaactagtcctagttctcaaaatgacttagcgggtcgttacatcacctaccacttaaacaaaAGTTTATCCTCGAacgggaaaagaaaagagctaacctgaacgctaaaaaagatgaggatatttactcctcatgtctaactgtctcccatgtagcctcctccactagacgatgcttccactgaacctttaaTAAAGCAATCTCTTTGGAGCTTAGCTtccgaatttgcctatccaaaatggtgatcggctcttcctcaaaagccaaattctgatcaagtaacactgaatccaattgaatcacatgatcaccaccttgatgatacttcttaagcattgaaatattaaatacaGGATGGACACCTGACAAACCAAGTGGCAAAGCCAACAGATAcgccacctcaccaatacgctcaacaatctcgaaaggaccaatataccttgggctcaacttgcccttctttccaaacctcatcactcccttcatgggtgaaaccttcaataaaaccctctctccaaccataaactctaaatcacgaatctttcgatctgcataactcttttgcctactttgagccATGAGAAATCTATCTTGAATTaacttgaccttgtccaaggactccctTAACAAATCTGTACTCCATGTTCTaaactcaaatgcatcaaaccagccaattggagatcgacatctcctaccatacagagcctcaaatggtgccatctcaattctcgagtgataactattattgtaagcaaactccgctAAAGGCAAGAACtgatcccactgaccaccaaagtcaatcacacacgcccgcAACATGTCCTTaagaacctgaatagtccgCTCAAACTGACCATCAATATGAGGGTGAAAGGTTGTACTAAGATTCACCCGAGTGCCAAACTCTTTCTGCATAGACCGccagaaatgagatgtaaatttggtgccacgatctgaaataataaatataggaaccccatgcaaccgaactaCCTCCCGAATGTAAATCTTGTCTAACCCTTCTAAGTTATAGGTAgtctgaactggtacaaagagtcagtcgatccacaatgacccatatagcatcGAACTTACCCAAGGTGCGTGGAaatcctaccacaaagtccatagcaatacgctcccacttccactcaggtGTAGGCATCCTTTGTGTCACACCTCCAGGCTTTTGGtattcatacttcacttgctgacaatttaaACAATGGGATACAAAATCAAttatgtccctcttcatacgacaccaccaataattttgtttcaagtcatgatacatcttagtagcccccGGATGAATCGAGTACCTCAAACTATGGGCCTCCTCCATGAttaatctagtcaaatcacTTGTACGAGGAAAACATATACTacctttaatcctcaaaactccaTCACTATCAAGAATTGAAGCCTTGTCTTCTCCTTTTAACGCCTTGTCTCTAATCTTAtataaatcaccatcatcaaattGTTGAGCCCGAATCTGTTCCAACAAGGATGATCTAGTATCCATATAAGCCAAAACCTTACGAGgttctgaaatatcaagtctcacaaagctattggccaaggattggacatccctagcTAAAAGACGCTCGTCGACCTTTAATAtggctagactacccatacttaccgcctttcgactcaaggcatctgcaacaacatttgccttgcctggatgataaagaatagtcatgtcatagtccttgaGCAACTCCTACCATCTCTATTGCCTAAAATTTAGATCtctctgattgaatatatattggaggctacgatgatctgtgaACACCGcacaatgcacaccataaaaataatgcctccaaattttcaatgcaaacacaacaACTGCCAACTCTAAATTATGAataggataattcttctcatgaaccttcaactgtcTCGAAGCATAAGTTATCACTTTCCCCTGCTGCATTAATACACAACCAAGACCAAttcgagaagcatcacaatatccAACAAAACTCTCTCCCTTcacgggtagggtcaaaattggtagttaataaagtcttgagcttttggaaactaacctcacactcgtcagaccactgaaaagtcaCCTCGTTATGTGTCAATCAAGTTAATGCAGATGAAATAgatgagaaaccctcaacaaatcgtcgataataacctgcaagtcctaagaaactccgaatctcagtaaTTGAAGCAGGTCTAACCCAatctctaactgcctcaatcttcttaggatctaccacgataccctccttggacactacatgtccTAAGAATGCTACCtaactaagccaaaactcacactttgaaaagtttgcataaagcttcttctccgTTAGAATCCCAAGCACGATCCTCATATGATGttcatgttcctccttagtgcgtgagtatatcaatatatcatatcTGAggacaataacaaaggaatccaACTACGGTTTGAAAatccattcatcaagtccataaaagctgcATGGGCATTAGTTAAACCAAAAGACATCCAGATCTCAAATAAATcttggagaaaactgaagcaccttgcaactgatcaaataagtcatcaatacgaggtatcAGATACTTATTTCTGCTGGTCAGCTTGTTCAACTgtcgatagtcaatacacatacgcatagatccatctttcttcttcacaaataacactggagcaccctaaggagatacacttggtctaataaaatcTTTGCTCAACAAATGCTGCAactgctccttcaactctttcaattcagccagtgccatacgataaggaggaacagaaataggCTGAGTGCCTGGCTCCACATCAATACAGAAACCAATATCAcgatctggtggaagacctgGAAAATCGAGCAGAAATacctctgaaaattcactcaccactggaatagactcaagcataggagtctcaaCATTAGTATCTCTAATGTGTTCCAAGTAAGCCAAAAATCCTCTTTGTACTAACTGATGAGCCTTAAGaaatgatatcacacccttagaaggGTGATTAAGAgaacctctccattctactataggaattcTAGGCATAGCTAAAGTAATTGTCTTGGCATAGCAATTTAAAATtgcgtggtaagaagataaccaatccataccaagaatcacatcaaaatctatcatatctAAGACCTTTAAATCTGAATGAGTGTCATACCCCATCAAGGTAACAATACATAATTGATACACCCGATCTACAACTACAGAATCCTTAACAAGAGTAGAAAAATTTATCGACAAATCAAGAGACTAACATAATATATCCAGTCTAGGAGCGAAATATatggacacataagaataagtagaacctggatcaaataatacagtagtTGGTCGATGACAAACCAAaataatacctgtgataacagcatctgaagCCTCAGCCTCTGGCCTACCTGGAAAAGAATAACAATGAGAACGACCTCCATCAGATTGTGAACCTGCACGACCACCACCTCCATCAGAAgaagaaccacctctacctgaatGAGAAGCACCTCTACCATACTGTGCACCACTcctagctggaggttgtgcagccctggaagtcgaagcctgagaaccctgatgtaagccaccacgtctagtctagggcagtctctcacaaagtgtcccGTATGACCACACTCAAAACAGCCCCCACGAGACGCAGGCTGATGAGAGGATCCTGACTGACCAGAATGCCCTCCACGAACTAAAGGCCTAGAAGATGAACCCTGTGAAGTATGCACTGAGCTCTAAGAACTATGCCTAGTTTAACCAGCCTCAGACGCAGGTGTAGCAGCATGACTGGGTTTGCTGGACTGAGAGTAACCTCTCTCTACATAACCTCTACTCCTAGGCGGAGCACCACCGAGATCACCTGAATAACTGGTACTCTTGCCCTCACActgctcaaatccctcacgtcgaatcatctccaactccttagcagcatTCACCACTTTCTGGAACGGAACACCAGAAGCAGCAACCTGAGAAACTCCTAGACGAATCGTAATAATCATCCCCTTAAAAAACCTCCTCACTCTCTCAACCTCTGTaggaagtatcatcgaagcatttctagccaaggcatgaaatttacccttATACTCTGCAACTGACATACTACCTTGCTACAAACCCTCAAACTCGATCCTCTTGCGCTCCCTCTCACTACGTGGAAcaaattttgatagaaatacctgagtaaactGAGTCCAGGAGGGTGGAGAGGATCCGCTGGCCTACTACTAACATAATCCCTCCACCATTGTTTGGCAGATCCAGTCATCTGAAAAAACTATAtagtcaactccatgagactccaccaatccaagattatgcaacctctcatgacaactaactataaattcatattcattCTGAGTAaagtcaccagtataagtaggaggattcattagtctgaacctcccaaacatATTTTGCTGAGTCCTGGGATTTTGAGAATCCGTGGAAACTATTGGATCTGGAGTCTGACCTCCAACATGggtctgtgagccatcagaagtgaAAGTCAAAGCTCCAGCCTGAGCCATCCCCTCTAGGAGTCCTAACATACGAGTCAAGGTGAAGCACTTGGGTGACAATAGTATTGGGTGGCGCCTGTGCTGGCTCATCCCcatcgacacgatcttgcacatccccatgaataACTTCTGCATCAGGAGGTACGGTCCTATCATGACCCTAGGTAACTATTGGTACTTGACCTTCCACATGTGCTGCAATACGACCCCTACCCCGACCTTGAGCTCGTCTCCTGCCTCTACCTCGGATAGAGTTCCCAGAAGCAGGTGCGGGAATAGGATTCTGACCACCACTTGCCGGTGTACGAGTTCTCGTCATCTgagagaatgagatatcaagGTTAGAATTTCAacaaggtcaagtgtgcacgataGTGAATGAAAGAACATACTATTTCCTgtatgtcctatagcctctcgaagataggtatggacgtctttataccgatccgcaagactctactagacattgctcttATACTTGTGAGACTGATGAACCTAGGGCtttaataacaaatttttcatGACCCAAAAAGAAacacgagtcgtgatggcacctatgtacCCAAACCAATAGATAagtcaacccaacatattaaccaAACGCAACCAACAAatgggtaaaaaaaaaaaggaaagccaaaaaaaaacttggcaagaatctccaacattgagttccttaaagtacgaaatgcggaaactagaaaaaaatatatcaccccaagaattggtgtcttaagtacaagagcttctaaaatccGATgaaagtctgaaactaaataacaaatctaacataagggatatcctgtctgaatactaataacagaataaatacaagatagagggaggtgtgggccacggaacagccaagcaacTCACCAAAATTCCAAGAACTTCAAGCTTAgactcaatttgctccacgaTATGTGCTCCTACTCaaaatcgaatctgcaccacaaagagtgcaacatgtgtagtatgagtacgaaaccacgtgtacccagtatttCTCATTGagcgacaacgaagaagtagtgacgagagtttatataagaaaataaattcttaaattatacaagtatatatatatatatatatattacacttactattgaagtttcatcaataaaggaaatcaacatcaagtactttccaaacaccaaatgaaacatataatcatcaagaatgaatgatgtgatgaaatgcaatgcaatatgataccatgtaatgatatgtctcagaatacctagtactcactcaaccgtatatacatgatacttctcggaaatacatcgagagttcatgacccatgggggactcgtgATGTCCAtttaccgacacggacgatctccacgtgtctgtgcggacgatctcaacgcactaccATAACATCAAACAATGTCTGCACGGatggtctccacgtgcccaatatacaatcttaacatctcaccatccccagaaCGGACGATATTcccgtgcccaacttatactcaatctcatgtcaatgcatgtatacaatattatttcaatataaggggataatgatgcatctcactcaatcaatatcaacataatacataacctaTCATAACTATACGggtgtaataaagaaaacacaatcacacaaaaatttcaagtcaacaatatatcagctaatgcccatatacTTTGCcaattctcaaattacaatccgCATTATATAGTACTAACTCTCCATTTTTTATaaggtactcgtaccaatgtcTGTCACACCTTTGATATGAGACCCCCATGTTTCTCCCTTACCACTttgtctattttcttttttttaatctttaattaggaaaacatcCTTAAACAAGTCTAAAATGTATTAGcataccttagatgccgaaCTCGTGCCAcaaatcttttaagatttttcccttccttttcgcaaggtttcgAAAGGTTCCCGATCTACCAATTAtacaatattcgtaagtaagcaatttttgtagatattcaaattattatatgtctatcatagacgctaaaactcactcatatttcCAACCAAACTCCAAatgttgatatatattggtataccaaatttttcatacttgctaaatttgaatccaagaacttaactctaacaTCTAcaaatggactaaaattcaatgttagatcatataaaataacacctaataatTGATTACCAATcccaatatattaaatttaaatcttaatTAGATAATTAGCTTAAGCAGGTAAATGTAATAATGTACACTGCAGACAAGCTGGAGCACTGCAACATGACCATCTgcaggtaattttttttaatatgccaATCTTAAAGAATTTTATACAAAGTCCAATCATTGACACATGATTTCCAATGATTGTAAATAATTGGCAtgattgccaatgattggcTCGTTATATTCTCCTCCAACATTGATAAAGCATTACTACATAATGGCTATAATCATATAAACTCAGTTTTTGTTTCATCCCAAGCATGCTTCTCCTCGtccctttttaattattttaatttaaacaaaattttaatctaCTCTTCCTATTAATACAATCACATAAACCTAATATTTTTCCTCAACTTCATTAAGTATAACAACTAAACTTCTAATAATAGTCACAGGAACAACATACTCCAAACTGCAATTGAGAAGAAAATATACACCGTTCTCTGCTAATTTTCCTCTCcattttcttaatataataataaatagacgaACAAGGGATAAACTTTCCATCTACCTTACATTCATTATGATCCATATAACAATCaagaattttttcaaatttcttcttACCTGAAGATTTCGTTGGTACCCTCACGTTCTGTAATTTACGCTGCCCCAAAAAATCAGTTTCTACCTCTTTTGTTTTCTACCCTTCTaatgttaattaagtaaaaaaaaaactaattccATTAACCTAAATCAATTAATGGGTCAATTAAAAaggtattaaataaattatggatatgacccactaactattaactatattaattcttcactaaaatttttatcaactaaatattcttagtcttcgaatagtttaaaaatacccctttaaattttcaaaaggagtcaaactatTAGTAGTTTTTAAAATGACCTAGCAGGTCGTTACATGTAACAAGCGGAAAAAAGATAGGTGGAACTAGAGCCTCATTGAGTGGGTTAGTGTGACCTTAAGTTTATGCCTAGGCTGTTTATAACTTATCAAGCAAGGAAGAGGCCTGGGGTATAAGCAAGGGCCTAAACTATCAAAATAAAGTGGAGGAAGCCTTGTTCGTTTAGGGAGTGTTTGGCGATGGGAGTGGTTGATCGCCAAAAGTTTTGCCGCCCTTTTTCTCTTGTGATCGTATAGTTTTCTGTCTCATTGTCCTAGATTTTGGAAGAAAAGTCGAGCTAAGTCATAGCTCGCCAAGTAGGTTGGTATGTCGCCCATTGGACCTCTTGATCGCCTAATGATTCTGCCCAATTAGTGACCTTACTGGAAATTAGGGTGAGATAAAGATGTACTTGGCGAGTCATCTAGTGCCCTTGGCGAGCCTAATGGTCGAAAGGGCAAGCATCGATGGGCAAGGtgaaatttaaagttgaaactttAAAGGACCTTAGTTGTTTTCCCAAGTTGAGTcgtaataattttattcatttggTAGAAACTATATAACTTTTATGACTTGAAATTCCTTCAATTAAGTCGCCTTCTAATAAtcccaaatcaaatcaaaagattTCTTTCCttcaatatttctctctctaaactCAAAGAATAAAAGGAAACCATTGAAGCTAGGATTGTAGATTCTCAAGGTTCTTCCCCAAATTTCTTGGAGATCCTTACTCAAGGTATAGAAATTTTCATCCATGTGTAGTGATCACCTACTGattttagatgattttaactTGAATTCCAATGGATTTATGATTTTTCCATAAATCTTTGACTCTTCTCTACATTATGAATGTTAATAGATGatgatttaattgattgattgtgagttgattttgatgtaattacaTGATTTAAGTATAATTCGACATGTATTCTTTATTAACCTAAGGTTCAAAGGTGAAATTTATATGGCCTAGGTTTATGTCATGAAAGAGGCAAATTGAGGGATTAGATGTGAACTCCTATGATTGATGATCTTCTTGATGAGTTACCTTAGACTAGATCACCTATACAGGAAATTCTTTTGATTGAATCTTTCAGACTTGAACCAACTTGATTTGGTCTTATATGATTCATGGATAATTAGTATTGAAATTTGGGTTACTTAATGTTATATGACGACAATTGAGTAAAAATATAGCATCTGATTTTTTTACCTTGAagatttagatatatatatatatatatatatatatatatatatatatatatatatatatatatatgataatccACTTGAAAGAAGGAGGTTTTTATCTATTATGTATGAAGTTTTGATCCACTTGAAAGGTGGAGATGTTTAGTTATAATGTATGAATGATTGAAACAATTGAAAGGCGGAGGGGTGTACTTATGGTGTATGTAGAATTGTATATGGTACTATTGTGGAAGGGTTATACCCACATGACCtttaatatgattatgtgacCTTACTCATTTAATGAATGAACTACTTGAATTTCGATTACGTGTATGTCTAGTATAGTGAATGTGGATGCATTGATTTACAGGTCTATAAATCGTTGAATGCAATATATGAAGATTAtgcatgattataataatattaacatgatTATGAACATTTTTAGAGGGGAGtatttatgatgatgatgttgtttttgttgttctgTTATTGTATGGGCAACTACACACACTCTATGAGTAAACATGATTATGGTGTATCTATGGTGTCAATTGAAAGTATAGTTCTCATATGGACCATTGCACATTATTATGCATGAATGTACATGTATATGATGGTATTgtattgatttaaaatttattctcaTGAAAACACTATTAATGtatgtgaaaggatttctcacatGTATATAATGATTCGAAGggtgaaaggtagttctcaccTTATTGATTCCTTCACATATATAAATGTAATTCACACTATGTATAAGTGTGGGAATAATTCTTAGCACCCAGCGGATATGGAAAACGATGTAAAGGCCTTCCCACTAATAGAATAGGTCGGGTCTTCTACATATACTCTGATGAGATGGAAACTCTCCCGCTAATACAATAAGTTGGATTTATAAAAGCAATATTcctatcccataactatgtgccaACATAGGTCTATAGTTAGAGGATCCACCTAAAAGCTAAATATGTTAGTTCTACCTTATGCAAGAAGaatgccttctttcggtgtggggttatATGACACCAATTTcatttagctcacatggtctatgtcggttaagactATATTATCTCTAATTAAAATGAACATGAATTCTGAATAAGAAAGTGAGTTATGTGCTATAGTTCCTCAAAAGGGTCTACTTAGCAtgagtggtagtatgggatgccatTTTATTATGAGAGCTTATGAGTTAATGCATGCTCCAATTGGCTTAGTCTTATGATTGACTTTAATTGAAATGAGCTAGTGATTATGAATGTATATTTACTATGGGTATGAACTATGGATGAGACTAATGTGTTGTAAGTATGAGTATAGTGATCCAAAGGTGGTACTTAGTGTAGATGGGGTTATGGAGCTTTATCTACACATGATTCAAGTGAAACCTAGGGTTACTTATGTGGTTATTctattatgtattatgatgattgaTATTTACATTATGCTGATTTAAGAATATGCCTAAGGTGATGTTGATGTCCTATTT is part of the Solanum lycopersicum chromosome 1, SLM_r2.1 genome and harbors:
- the LOC138345468 gene encoding uncharacterized protein, translating into MSVAEYKGKFHALARNASMILPTEVERVRRFFKGMIITIRLGVSQVAASGVPFQKVVNAAKELEMIRREGFEQCEGKSTSYSGDLGGAPPRSRGYVERGYSQSSKPSHAATPASEGSSSRPLVRGGHSGQSGSSHQPASRGGCFECGHTGHFGSQASTSRAAQPPARSGAQYGRGASHSGRGGSSSDGGGGRAGSQSDGGRSHCYSFPGRPEAEASDAVITDLKVLDMIDFDVILGMDWLSSYHAILNCYAKTITLAMPRIPIVEWRGSLNHPSKGVISFLKAHQLVQRGFLAYLEHIRDTNVETPMLESIPVVSEFSEVFLLDFPGLPPDRDIGFCIDVEPGTQPISVPPYRMALAELKELKEQLQHLLSKDFIRPSLNKLTSRNKYLIPRIDDLFDQLQGASVFSKIYLRSGCLLVAFLGHVVSKEGIVVDPKKIEAVRDWVRPASITEIRSFLGLAGKANVVADALSRKAVSMGSLAILKVDERLLARDVQSLANSFVRLDISEPRKVLAYMDTRSSLLEQIRAQQFDDGDLYKIRDKALKGEDKASILDSDGVLRIKGSICFPRTSDLTRLIMEEAHSLRYSIHPGATKMYHDLKQNYWWCRMKRDIIDFVSHCLNCQQVKYEYQKPGGVTQRMPTPEWKWERIAMDFVVGFPRTLDRGTKFTSHFWRSMQKEFGTRVNLSTTFHPHIDGQFERTIQVLKDMLRACVIDFGGQWDQFLPLAEFAYNNSYHSRIEMAPFEALYGRRCRSPIGWFDAFEFRTWSTDLLRESLDKVKLIQDRFLMAQSRQKSYADRKIRDLEFMIVERIGEVAYLLALPLGLSGVHPVFNISMLKKYHQGGDHVIQLDSVLLDQNLAFEEEPITILDRQIRKLSSKEIALLKVQWKHRLVEEATWETVRHEE